In Streptomyces sp. NBC_00433, a single genomic region encodes these proteins:
- a CDS encoding GTPase-associated protein 1-related protein produces the protein MTPYLLRYELPPGTRPAGLWAAPVPGQQLPPAEILDRINLFVADAAAAPGDPGSAATLGHTRLPGGGGTLLCRTEARPADSGDRTPQRVTACYLPGGAADLRGRLPVELWLDPFWEQEQASAWSEVDDHPEWCDDTRLVEFAAAHAERLEPFLADVQRLFASPAGPQIVIAEHDPADVARWIALAGASLPYSAARSLTFLLRTDAPADAPHQIVGIGPGADFDRDDEVALRHLHRLHDGLGGPGSPPERGVDGWAQVAAQAWRRGISPRSAPAGPQQVHEPFAIGPLERVLLPRGPALHGVEAWAARPGNENEFGEAGRALLDHCAPHERDEDSSLPGSAMTNLPASPPPTGSNPQPGASAVHREGSRDTRAADRVRPYAAAPRARADEGAPLSSPAPANLLAWLGVGVPAGGGQHLAEALAGLAPRPADPDGAQGSDPRQLVREQAVVRLCSAIDGLQTEPPAEWGGLLELLHALSPPTGRAAVTSPGSEAPTERERFDIKVAARLSRSVLDWEGRRDSPATRALLERLPMPFVGLFLEQTAKSDPGPRPTRLLALAASPLGSWLGRVADRAPLRLRLVVEAHRLGGSGASGLPVFRGLAALLPDPAECEPSLYELVWWLAWHDTAPTAAEAASVARDFPTGMLRPAALDLELARPLTAPGPIADRLGELAHALLTMGAQLTDQQRSIAHVLDTGWRLTQGGVTPTTAIAQMDRLKNSGSIRQDLWMWFDTRLAARLAAAGPAELCEPAVLARLGKALHEDLLRQYVAAQLAPENRKRLVSVLVADHGAAAALFVTWSEHYQWCGSEWTSLVPRLVAEVFGDVAKRLRDDEREQVAWHLDAHPDPKWVGKWWELIRSLPDPRSGAFGAATASPSRHEEGPDTGRA, from the coding sequence GTGACGCCGTACCTGCTCCGCTACGAACTGCCGCCCGGAACGCGGCCCGCCGGCCTGTGGGCCGCGCCGGTGCCGGGGCAGCAGCTTCCGCCGGCGGAGATCCTGGACCGGATCAACCTGTTCGTGGCCGACGCGGCGGCCGCGCCGGGGGATCCCGGCTCCGCCGCCACGCTGGGCCACACCCGGCTGCCGGGCGGCGGCGGTACGTTGCTGTGTCGCACGGAGGCGCGACCCGCGGACAGCGGCGACCGTACGCCGCAGCGCGTCACCGCCTGCTACCTGCCGGGCGGCGCGGCGGACCTGCGCGGCCGGCTGCCGGTCGAGCTGTGGCTCGACCCGTTCTGGGAGCAGGAGCAGGCGTCCGCGTGGTCGGAGGTGGACGACCACCCCGAATGGTGCGACGACACGCGCCTCGTGGAGTTCGCCGCCGCGCACGCCGAACGCCTCGAACCCTTTCTCGCCGACGTGCAGCGCCTGTTCGCCTCCCCGGCCGGTCCGCAGATCGTGATCGCCGAACACGACCCGGCGGACGTCGCCCGGTGGATCGCGCTCGCGGGCGCCTCCCTGCCGTACTCCGCTGCCCGGTCGCTGACCTTTCTGCTGCGCACCGACGCTCCGGCGGACGCACCGCACCAAATCGTCGGCATAGGGCCCGGGGCCGATTTCGACCGCGACGACGAGGTCGCGCTGCGCCATCTCCACCGGCTGCACGACGGGCTCGGCGGACCCGGCAGCCCGCCGGAGCGGGGTGTCGACGGGTGGGCGCAAGTGGCCGCCCAGGCATGGCGAAGGGGGATCTCGCCGCGCTCCGCGCCGGCCGGTCCGCAGCAGGTGCACGAGCCGTTCGCCATCGGCCCGCTGGAGAGGGTGCTGCTGCCGCGGGGCCCCGCGCTGCACGGCGTCGAAGCCTGGGCGGCCAGGCCCGGCAACGAGAACGAGTTCGGCGAGGCGGGCCGCGCTCTCCTCGACCACTGCGCGCCCCACGAGCGGGACGAGGACAGCAGCCTGCCCGGCTCCGCCATGACGAACCTCCCCGCCTCCCCACCCCCCACGGGCTCGAATCCGCAACCCGGAGCCTCCGCCGTCCACCGGGAGGGCTCCCGCGACACCCGCGCGGCCGACCGGGTGCGGCCCTACGCCGCCGCCCCGCGGGCCCGTGCCGACGAGGGCGCGCCGCTCAGCTCGCCCGCGCCGGCGAATCTGCTGGCGTGGCTGGGGGTGGGTGTGCCCGCCGGCGGCGGGCAGCACCTGGCGGAGGCGCTCGCGGGGCTCGCGCCGCGGCCGGCGGATCCGGACGGAGCGCAGGGGAGCGACCCGCGACAGCTCGTACGCGAGCAGGCTGTGGTCCGGCTGTGCAGCGCGATCGACGGCCTGCAGACCGAACCGCCCGCCGAATGGGGCGGGTTGCTGGAGCTGCTGCACGCACTGTCGCCGCCAACCGGCAGGGCCGCCGTCACGTCGCCCGGCTCCGAGGCGCCGACGGAGCGGGAGCGGTTCGACATCAAGGTGGCCGCCCGGCTGTCGCGGAGCGTGCTGGACTGGGAGGGCCGCCGGGACAGCCCCGCGACGCGCGCCCTGCTCGAACGGCTGCCGATGCCGTTCGTGGGACTGTTCCTGGAGCAGACGGCGAAGTCCGACCCCGGTCCGCGGCCGACCCGACTGCTGGCCCTGGCAGCGTCACCGCTGGGCAGCTGGCTCGGCCGGGTGGCGGACCGGGCGCCGCTGCGGCTCCGGCTGGTCGTCGAGGCGCACCGGCTCGGTGGGAGCGGCGCCTCCGGGCTGCCGGTGTTCCGCGGACTGGCGGCGCTGCTCCCCGACCCGGCGGAGTGCGAGCCGTCGCTCTACGAACTGGTCTGGTGGCTGGCCTGGCACGACACCGCGCCGACCGCGGCGGAAGCCGCATCCGTGGCGCGCGACTTCCCGACGGGGATGCTCCGGCCGGCAGCACTCGACCTGGAATTGGCCAGGCCGCTGACCGCGCCCGGCCCGATCGCCGACCGGCTCGGCGAACTGGCTCACGCGCTGCTGACGATGGGCGCACAACTCACCGACCAGCAGAGGTCGATCGCACACGTCCTCGACACGGGGTGGCGGCTGACGCAGGGCGGGGTCACACCGACCACCGCGATAGCGCAGATGGACCGCCTGAAGAACTCCGGGTCGATCCGGCAGGACCTGTGGATGTGGTTCGACACCCGGCTCGCGGCGAGGCTGGCTGCCGCCGGCCCGGCGGAGCTGTGCGAGCCGGCCGTACTGGCACGGCTCGGCAAGGCCCTGCACGAGGATCTGCTGCGCCAGTACGTCGCCGCGCAGTTGGCGCCGGAGAACAGGAAGCGGCTGGTCTCCGTGCTGGTGGCGGACCACGGGGCGGCCGCGGCGCTCTTCGTGACGTGGAGCGAGCACTACCAGTGGTGCGGTTCTGAGTGGACCAGCCTCGTGCCACGGCTCGTCGCGGAGGTCTTCGGCGACGTCGCCAAGCGGCTGCGCGACGACGAGCGGGAGCAGGTCGCGTGGCACCTGGACGCCCATCCCGACCCGAAGTGGGTGGGCAAGTGGTGGGAGTTGATCAGATCACTGCCCGACCCGCGCAGCGGGGCCTTCGGCGCGGCGACCGCAAGTCCCTCCCGGCACGAGGAGGGGCCCGATACCGGCCGCGCCTGA
- a CDS encoding tellurium resistance protein has product MASRPVHFIWILDCSDSMSIMGKIGELNFAIREAVPEMRKAASENPAASLLVRAITFAQYAAWHVEDPTPVDEFNWKDVGTSGWTSLGEALKLAATALSTPPMPERALRPVLALVSDGQPTDDWRAGLRAIDATPWGKRAVRVAIAIGRDAEKSVLKEFLANPELDPIEAKNSAQLARAIRWASTMAVRASSTPIGGGNAAQSNLLKQPVATQPPASVADDDDEVW; this is encoded by the coding sequence ATGGCCAGCCGTCCCGTCCACTTCATCTGGATCCTCGACTGCTCCGACTCGATGAGCATCATGGGGAAGATCGGAGAACTGAACTTCGCCATCCGCGAAGCGGTTCCCGAGATGCGGAAGGCCGCCTCCGAGAACCCGGCGGCCAGCCTGCTGGTCCGGGCCATCACCTTCGCCCAGTACGCCGCCTGGCACGTCGAAGACCCCACTCCGGTGGACGAGTTCAACTGGAAGGACGTGGGGACCTCCGGATGGACCAGCCTGGGGGAGGCGCTGAAGCTGGCGGCCACCGCGCTCAGCACCCCGCCGATGCCGGAACGCGCGCTGCGCCCGGTGCTGGCGCTGGTCTCGGACGGCCAGCCGACCGACGACTGGCGGGCCGGCCTGCGGGCCATCGACGCCACCCCGTGGGGCAAGCGCGCCGTCCGGGTCGCCATCGCCATCGGGCGGGACGCCGAGAAGAGCGTGCTCAAGGAGTTCCTGGCCAACCCCGAACTGGACCCCATCGAGGCGAAGAACTCCGCGCAGCTGGCCCGTGCCATCCGCTGGGCCTCCACCATGGCGGTACGTGCCTCGTCCACGCCGATCGGCGGCGGGAACGCCGCGCAGAGCAATCTGCTCAAGCAACCGGTGGCCACCCAGCCGCCGGCGTCCGTCGCCGACGACGACGACGAGGTCTGGTGA
- a CDS encoding protein phosphatase 2C domain-containing protein: MRPVAPAPAWTLLHDTVKGRNKRFSQDSSLARSIADGGVLLAVADGHGAKAHHRSHLGSRWAVEEFAACVQVLAEDVASRGVDETRWPAVLAAARTLPQQITHRWLRRMALYESNFPADGGASQQPDARPDPIPYGSTLIGALLVGRLLLCWKLGDGDIVLVDEYGDAFVPLYDGPEYGDEADSLCQPEAWRQMRFFWQRLPADGRIAVLISTDGLSKSFTDHAGFVAFAEGLRDRAREHGVGAVQAQLADWLGRAASFSGDDSTLVGAFPAARYAPGPPDAQPPPTADVP, from the coding sequence GTGAGGCCGGTCGCGCCTGCCCCCGCCTGGACTCTGCTGCACGACACGGTCAAGGGCCGCAACAAGAGGTTCTCGCAGGACAGTTCGCTGGCCCGGTCGATCGCGGACGGCGGCGTGCTGCTGGCGGTGGCGGACGGGCACGGGGCGAAGGCACATCACCGCAGTCACCTCGGGTCGCGCTGGGCGGTCGAGGAGTTCGCGGCCTGCGTGCAGGTGCTCGCCGAGGACGTGGCGAGTCGGGGGGTCGACGAGACCCGCTGGCCCGCCGTGCTCGCTGCCGCCCGCACTCTGCCGCAGCAGATCACGCACCGCTGGTTGCGCCGGATGGCGCTGTACGAGTCCAACTTCCCCGCGGACGGCGGCGCTTCCCAGCAGCCGGACGCCCGGCCGGACCCGATCCCGTACGGCAGCACGCTGATCGGCGCCCTGCTCGTCGGGCGGCTGCTGCTGTGCTGGAAGCTCGGCGACGGCGACATCGTGCTGGTGGACGAGTACGGCGACGCGTTCGTCCCGCTCTACGACGGGCCGGAGTACGGGGACGAGGCGGACTCGCTGTGCCAGCCGGAGGCGTGGCGGCAGATGCGGTTCTTCTGGCAGCGGCTGCCGGCGGACGGCCGCATCGCCGTGCTGATCTCGACGGACGGGCTGTCCAAGAGCTTCACCGACCACGCCGGTTTCGTCGCCTTCGCCGAGGGGCTGCGGGACCGGGCCCGGGAGCACGGAGTGGGCGCGGTGCAGGCGCAGTTGGCGGACTGGCTGGGCAGGGCGGCGAGTTTCTCGGGAGACGACTCGACGCTCGTCGGCGCGTTCCCCGCCGCACGGTACGCCCCCGGACCGCCGGACGCGCAGCCCCCACCGACCGCAGACGTCCCGTAG
- a CDS encoding protein kinase — MNGMLPDGHQLISDKGENITVSRLFGAGGQGEVYLARTAQGDRAVKWYYPAQATQMQRHILEGLVQLGWRDPRFLWPQSLVWDPKALSGGFGYLMDVRPDAFQDLQALFRRDPSVGKVTPRVQVITALNIVEAYHALHAQGIAYRDINWGNVFFNPVTGDVLVCDNDNAVFEGSEAAVAGTMDFMAPELVRGDPGAIPGTQSDLHSLAVLLFMLFMNHHPFQGKLALDIRCLDEPAQRRLYGTRPVFVYDPANRANRPVPGEQDTVIATWHTMPEVLRDLFVQTFTRGLADPTERAREGEWRGALSTVLDNILQCAQCGKLNLTQAGGSAPDCWKCGRRLVLPAQLEILTGVGVVRRSRTISLVPGSRIYRHHVVGDVDRHDFTDVVGEVTEHPKNPGRFGLTNRSSSAWRSRRPDGTGQPVESGKTVGLRAGTTIEFGTGTEGVVKA, encoded by the coding sequence ATGAACGGCATGCTCCCGGACGGGCACCAACTGATCTCCGACAAGGGCGAGAACATCACGGTGAGCCGGCTCTTCGGAGCCGGCGGCCAGGGCGAGGTGTATCTGGCCAGGACCGCGCAGGGCGACCGCGCGGTCAAGTGGTACTACCCCGCGCAGGCCACCCAGATGCAGCGCCACATCCTGGAGGGCCTGGTCCAACTCGGCTGGCGGGACCCGCGGTTCCTCTGGCCGCAGTCCCTGGTCTGGGACCCCAAGGCGCTCAGCGGCGGCTTCGGCTACCTGATGGACGTACGGCCCGACGCGTTCCAGGACCTCCAGGCCCTCTTCCGGCGCGACCCCTCGGTCGGCAAGGTCACCCCGCGCGTTCAGGTGATCACCGCGCTGAACATCGTGGAGGCCTACCACGCTCTGCACGCGCAGGGCATCGCCTACCGCGACATCAACTGGGGGAATGTCTTCTTCAACCCCGTTACCGGCGACGTGCTGGTCTGCGACAACGACAACGCGGTCTTCGAGGGCTCCGAGGCGGCGGTCGCGGGGACCATGGACTTCATGGCGCCGGAGCTGGTGCGCGGCGACCCGGGGGCGATACCCGGCACACAGAGCGACCTGCACTCCCTCGCGGTGCTGCTGTTCATGCTGTTCATGAACCACCACCCGTTCCAGGGCAAGCTCGCCCTGGACATCCGGTGCCTGGACGAGCCCGCGCAGCGGCGCCTCTACGGCACCCGGCCGGTCTTCGTCTACGACCCGGCGAACCGGGCCAACCGGCCGGTGCCCGGTGAGCAGGACACCGTCATCGCGACGTGGCACACCATGCCGGAGGTGCTGCGGGACCTGTTCGTGCAGACCTTCACCCGCGGTCTGGCCGACCCGACCGAGCGGGCCCGCGAGGGCGAGTGGCGGGGCGCGCTGAGCACCGTGCTGGACAACATCCTGCAGTGCGCGCAGTGCGGCAAGCTGAACCTCACCCAGGCGGGCGGCTCGGCGCCGGACTGCTGGAAGTGCGGGCGCAGGCTGGTCCTCCCGGCCCAACTGGAGATCCTCACCGGCGTGGGTGTCGTCCGCCGCAGCCGCACCATCAGCCTGGTGCCCGGCAGTCGCATCTACCGGCACCACGTCGTGGGCGACGTGGACCGGCACGACTTCACCGACGTCGTCGGTGAGGTCACCGAACACCCCAAGAACCCGGGGCGGTTCGGCCTCACCAACCGGTCGTCGAGCGCCTGGCGCTCGCGCCGCCCGGACGGCACCGGCCAACCTGTCGAATCCGGGAAGACGGTGGGGCTGCGGGCCGGTACGACCATCGAGTTCGGCACCGGGACGGAGGGCGTGGTCAAAGCCTGA